Genomic segment of Streptosporangium sp. NBC_01755:
AGCTTTCACACGCCGCGAACACGGTGCCGGAACGGCAGCCCGAGGTCTGGGAGAAAGTGCCGCCTCGCAACAGGAACTTCACCGGGCGAGACGACCTGCTCCTCAAGCTCCGCCAGGGCATCAGCACCGTCACCGCCGTCGTCCCCCAACCCCAGGCGCTCCAGGGATGGGGCGGCGTCGGCAAGACCCACCTGGCCATCGAGTACGCCCACCGCTACCGCTCGCACTACGACCTGGTCTGGTGGATCCCCGCCGACCAGCGTGTGCTGGTGCCCTCAGCGCTGGCGGCGCTCGCGCCCTACCTGGGCCTGCCACCGGTGTCGGCCACCGGTGTCGAGGAGGCCGCCGAGGCCGTGCGCAGGACGTTGCAGAGCGGCGACCCCTACCGCCGCTGGCTGCTGATCTTCGACAACGCCGAGGACCCCGGGCAGGTCGAGGAGTTCATCCCCCGCGGTCCCGGCCACGTCCTGATCACCTCCCGCAACCCCAAGTGGGAGGACCACTTCGAGACCCTCCAGGTCGACGTCTTCACCCGCGAGGAGAGCGTGGCGTTTTTGAAGAAGCGCCTGCGCAGGGAGGTTCCCGACGAGGACTCCTCACGGCTGGCCGAGCAACTCGGAGACCTTCCCCTGGCCCTTGAGCAGGCCGGCGCGCTGCAGTACGAGACCGGGATGTCGGTCGACGAATACCTGGAACAGCTCAGCGAGCAGGCAAGCCGTCTGCTGGGCGCGAACCGGGCACCGGGGTACCCGCTGTCGATGACGGCCGCCTGGAAGGTGTCGGTGTCGCTCCTGCAGGACCGCCTCCCCGAGGCCATCACGGTCCTGCGGTGCTGCGCCTTCTTCGGCCCCGAGCCCATCCCGCGCGATGTGTTCCGCAGGGGCAACAGGGCGGACGTCCCCCGCCTGAACGCGATCCTGTCCGACCCCATCCTGCTCGCCACGGCACTGAGCGAGCTCAGGCGCTTCGCCCTGGCCAGGATCGAGCCCAAGACCCGCACGATCCAGGTCCACCGCCTGGTCCAGGCGCTCCTCCGTGACGACCTGCCGGAGAAGGACCAGCACGAGATCCGGCACGAGGTCCACGTGCTGCTGGCCGGCAGCGCCCCGAACGATCCCGATGACACCGACAAATGGCGTAGTTTCGAGGAGTTGGTCGCCCACGTCGCCCCCTCCGGCCTGGAAGAATGCACGGACCCCCAGGCCAGGCTGTTCGCCATGGACATGGTGCGCTACCTGTATCGATCGGGCAACTACCAGTCCGCTCACTCGTTCATCAACGGCTTCATCGGGAGATGGACCGAGATAAGCGGGCCGAAACACCAGGACGTGCTCGTCGCGCACAAGCACCTCGGCAACATCCTGCGAGGTCTCGGACAGTACGCCCTGGCCTACGACGTCGACCACGAGACCCTCGACAGGATGACGGAGACTCTCGGTCCCGATCACCCGGAGACCCTCTCGACGATCAACGGGTACGCCGCCTCGCTTCGCGCCCGCGGCGACTTCCTCGGCGCGCGCAGGCTGGACGAGGAGTCGCGGACCACGCATATCAACGGGCCGGGTCCGACCGCACCGTCCACCCTGCGCGTTCTGTACAACCTGGCCCTCGACTACGCGCTGACCAGCGACTACGCACAGGCGCGGAGGCTGCACCAGGAGACCTACCTGGAGCAGAGCGACGCGACGGAGGGGGTCAGCAAGGGCACCCTGCTGCTGTCCTGGAACAGCCTGGCCAGGGCCGTTCGCCTCTGCGGTGACTACACCGAGGCCTGCGACCTGGGTGACGAGGCCTACGCCTACGGCGTCCAGGAGTTGACCCTCGACCACCACTACACCCTGCTGGCCGCCAAGGACCTCTCCATCGCCAAACGGCGGGCGGGAGAGATCCCCGAGGCCCTGGAGCTCGCGCACGACACGCACACCCGCTTCCAGCGGCTTTTCGGAGACGGCCATCCCGACACCATGGCGGCCGCGATCAACCTCTCCAACGCCCTGCGGACAGCCGGGGAGATCGACGAGGCGTTCGCGATCGCGGACAGGACGGTTGCCCGCTATCCCAGGGTGTACGGCGCCGACCACCCCTACACCAACGCGTGCCTCGGCAACCTGGCGATCCTCCACCGGCTGCGAGGAGACGTCTCAACGGCCCGCGACCTGAACGAGAAGGTCAGGAAGAGCCTGATCGCCAAGGTCAGCCAGAACCATCACTACCCGCTGACCTGTGCCATCAGCCTCCAGACGGACCTCGCGGCCTCCGGAGAGACCAGCCGCGCCCGTGAGCTCGGCGAGGACACGCTCGCCAAACTGCGCGGCCTCTTCGGCGAGAACCACTTCCTGAGCCTGGCCTGCGCCAGCAACCTCGTCCTCGACCGACGGGCGACGGGCGCGGAGCAAGAGGCCGAACTCCTGTACGCCGACACGATGCGGCGCTACGAACGCCCGCTGGAGATCGGTCACCCCGACGCCCTGTTCGCGAGCGAGGGTCGTCGCATCGACTGTGACTTCGACCCTCCGCCGATCTGACCGCTTCTAGATCCGGGAGTTGCGGCGGGTCCAGGCTCTGAGATGCTGGTCGGCCTCGCGTCGGGCCTGCGCCGCGACCGCGAGGTCCACCGGCTCGTCCAGCCACCGTTCCAGCGTGCCTCTCATCGCCTTCACGAATTCCTCACCGCGGTCGTTCAGGCCCCCGCAGGCCAGGAGGGTGCCGGTGACGCGGTGGGCGGCCTCCCTCCAGCGCGTGAACTCGACCTGTCCGCGAAAGGCGCGAGCCCCCTGCTCGAAACGGTGCTGGCGCCTCCAGAATCCCGCCACCCCGAGATATGCGTACGCTCCCTGTAACAACCCGTTGACCGGACGGGGGTCGTTCCTCCAGGGCGCGTAGTGCCGCCGTCCGTTCTCCGGCCGGGTCAGATCGACCATGCCGGTCAGCGCCGTCAGCTTCGCGTGCTGGATCTCGTGGGCGAACGTCGCGGCCATTCCCAGGCCGTGCTGCGGCTCGGACAGGGCGACGGTCCCGAACGTCTCACGGGAGGTGGCACTGTTCTGGCCGAAAGCCGGCGCGTGGATGGGGGTCAGCACCGAGACACCGCAGGTCATCTCTTCGGCGACGGTCCAGTGACGGGCGGTCAGTACACGCCATGCCTCGCGCAGGCACCGGGCCCAGTGATCCAGCTTCGCGTCGCTCAGCCTCGGCTCGGTGACGTGACCCGCGGGCCACCGGTACGGGTCCGCGTCGTCGACGACGAGGCTGAACCCGGAGCCCACCGGCAGCCGGCGCAGGACCTGCCAGCCGGTGTCGTCACGGAGCGGGTCGACGCGTACCGTTGACCGGCCGATGTCGAGCTCGGCCCCCTCACCGTCCGGTCGCACGGTGACGTCGAACACTCCCCGGGCACCGGCCGGTGCGCTGAGACGGCCGAGGCCGGGCAGCACGATGGCGTCGTCGGAGAGCGCGAGGCGGACCTGGCAGGCGGTCTGCGATCTGACGGCGACCGCCACGACCAGGGCGGCCAGCCTGCCGGGGTCGTCCTTCACTCCCGTACCGGCCTTGAGCGAAAGGTACGTTCGCAACGCCCATGCGCCCACGGCCGGGTAGCACAATTCCGATTCGACCCGGCCCCTGCCGTGCGTCTCCATCTCGACCATGAGGTCGTAGGCGCGAGCCGAGAGGTCGGCGTGGGGGTGCCCCGCCGTCCGCGCCTCCAGGACAAGCTCACGGATGAGGAGCCTGTTCTTGAAACACTGCATCGCGCGCAGCTCGGCCATGGCACCGGCCCCGCCCCCACCCGCCGCGAGCCTGGAGAACGTCTCTTCGGACACCGGACGCGAGATGAGCCTCATCCGCTTCCCTTCAGCCGGGCGACGTCTCGTAGCAGCCGCGCACGAATGTGATCTATGAGCCGGTAGAGGTCGGGACAGTAGACCGAAGGACCGAGGAATCCGCGAGCCTCGCTGTAGCGGTGCGGGTAGAGCCCCCCACCGCAGATGGAACGGATGTCACAGGCCTGGCAGACGGGTGCCAGCGCGAGCTCGCCGATCTGCCGGGCCACTATGGACGGGTGCTCGAGCACGGTGTCGAAGGAGTCACGCAGGACGTGCAGCAGAGTCGCGGGAGCACCGTGGTAGCTGGACTTGAGGATGTCGGACTGCTCGATGCTGCCGTTCGTCTCGATGACGACCATCCGTGCCGGGGAGAGACCGATGGCCTCGGTACGGGACGCACGCCCGGTGAGCAGCCGGACGATCTCGTTGAAGAAGCGAATCTCGGTCTCCTCCACGGCGGCCCCATACCAGCGGTCGAAGATCGGGAGCAGCCAGTCGGCGTACGGTGTGGCGGCCGAGTCGGGGTCGCGAAAGGGTGGCGGGGTGAGCCAGTTGCCATGCGGCAGCAGGAAGTCGACCGCCGGCGGGTCGAACTCCAGGAGTGCCTCGTAGGTGGCCAGTGGATCGTTACGGATGTCGATCGTGCACAGAAGGCCGCTGAAGAGATGGTGAAAGGGGCCGGCCGTCAGTCTCCGCAGCGAGGCGGTGACCATGGCGTGACTCCCCTTTCCGTTGGTGAAGAGCCTGTGCCGGTCATGAGCGGCCTCGTAGCCGTCCATGCTCACCCCGACACGGACCTCCAGGCTGTCGAAGAGCCGCAGGTAGGTTTCGTCCAGGCGCAGTCCGTTGGTCTGCACGCCGACGTGGACGCGGGTCCCGACGTCGGCGGCCGCTCCCCTGATCGTGCGCACAGCGTGGGAGATGAGCTCCGGGCCGGCCAGAAGCGGTTCTCCGCCGTGGAGTATGACCTCCACCTCCGCCAGTTCGTGGGCCAGGGCATGCTCCGCGATGCGCTGTGCCGTTCGATTGACGATCGCCTCGGACATGCGCCGCGGCTGGGCCTTCCAGGACTGGTCCGCCATCTCGTAGATGTAACAGTGCCGGCAGGCGAGATCGCATCTACTGTGAATCTTCAGGATGAACTGTCGGAAGGCGGACGGCCTCCATCCCGAGGCCAGCAGTCCGGCCACATCGAGCGTGGCTGGAAACGCATTTTCGGGCGACAGAATTTCCAGTTTCGGCTTCTCTGACAAATGCGGCACGCCTCTCTTGCGCCATTTCCATCTCGCACTACTTTGTGCCGTTAGTCAAGATTAAAACTTGTAAAACTTGATTCAGCCACGCGTCAGAGTCGTACAGCGGGATGACTCCTTCCGCCGCGGCGACACCCATCTTCCACCTACCCTGAAGTCAGCTTTCGGGCATCACATATAACGCCGTGTCGGGGGAGGCTGATCAACAGTGCGCGATTGGCCGCCGAACCCGGGTACCGGCAAGCCGCCCGCCCTCGACCGGAGACCGACGCCTTTTTACCGGTTTATTCGGAAGATCCGTAGTAGACGCAACCCTGCATGCAAATATTGCTATATGTACGAAATGGCAGGCTCTGGCTGGCATAGCCGCCCGCAGTACGTGCCGCAGGAGACCTTCGCCGCCGCGGCCGGGAGAATCCCCGAACACGTTCACCCGCGCCGACTCGACGGCATCGAGTCGGCGCGGCACGGCGGCGAACCGCTCCATGAGATCGTCCCGCGGGTCCGGCCGCGGGTCGACTCCGCCACGCACCTCCCAACGTGCCTACCTGTTTCTCCTCACCGGGCATATCGATAACACAGTCGGAGCCGATCCGGCCTTCCGATCGAAGAACGGGAATTGAGGGGGAACGATGAACCTACGCGAGCATCGGATTCCGGCAAAGGTGTTCTCGGAGCTGGCCCACGGCGGCGGCGGTGCCCCCGCGGTCGGCCGTCTGGCCGCCGCCCAGCACAGCAAGCACGTGCTTCTCGTACGCGGAGTGATGGAGACGGCTCGCACGGTCGATCATCCGGAAGCGGCGACCACCCGCCGCGCCTACGACCTGCTCGCCACCGTCCAGCGCCGTCACCCCGACGCCGTCGACACCGTGCTCCGCCATTCGGCGGTGGGTGCCTGGGCGCGGCGGACGATCAGGATGCTCCACGCGGGCGACGCCGCCGCGGCGCCAGGACAGCTCGCGGCGCTGGCCGCCGCAGCGGCGATCCGTTCCCGCACGGCCTGCGACGTCGACGTGCCCGCGCTGGACGGGGTGGTCACCCTGCCGTCGCTGGGTCAGGCGATCCTGTCACCGACCGTCTCCTGGGCCACCGTCGAGTGCGCCGCGGACGGTGCCGAGGTCACGGCGGACCGGACCGTCGTCCGAGTTCCCCGTGATCCCCGCCGGGACGCGCCGGGCTGGAAGGGCCTGCGCTCGCTGTACACCGAGGTGGACGGCATGTCGCTTCGCCTGATCATCGACGATCTCGACCCCTACCGGATGCCGGAGACGGCCAATATCGGCGAGCGGCTCACCGAGACCGAGACCGAGCGCTGGCAGTCGACACTGCACGCGGCCTGGGACCTGCTGGTGCGCCACCACCGGATCGTGGCCGAGGAGGTGGCCACGGCGATCACGGTCCTCACACCACTGGTCGCACCCCCCGGAGGCCAGTCGAGTTCGACCTCTCGGGAGACCTTCGGCTGCGTGGCCCTGTCGACGCCGCCGGACGCGGCGGCGCTCGCGGTCACCCTGGCGCACGAGACGCAGCACGCGAAACTCTCCGCCCTGCTCGACCTCGTCCCGCTGACGCTCCCCGACGACGGCTCCCGCTACTACGCCCCCTGGCGCGATGATCCCCGTCCCGTGCCCGGGCTGCTCCAGGGGGCGTACGCGTTCCTCGGTGTGTCCGGCTTCTGGATGCGCCAGCGCGACCTGGAATCGGGGGAGGCGGCGCTGCGCGCGAGTGCGGAGTTCTTCCAGTGGCGCGAGGCCGCCCGCCTGGTCACCGCCACCCTCCTCGGCAGCGGGCGGCTGACCCGAGCCGGTGAGAGCTTCACCACCGGAATGGCGCGGCGCCTGGACGACTGGTCGCGGGAGAGCGTGCCCGCCCGCGCGCGGGCCCTGAGCCGTGCACGCGCGGACGACCACCACGCGCGCTGGCTCGAACGTAACGGTTAGAGCGCGGGCGGATCGAAGTCGAAGTCGAGCCGCTCACCCCTCAGGGCCACCTTCGTATCAGGATGATCATTACCCAGCACCCGCTGGTAGCGCTCGAAGGTGTCGGCTTCCAGCGTGCCGGCCTCCTCGGTGTCACCTTCCGCCCGCATGTCCACGACCAGGTTGTTCGCGCAGGCCAGGGTGAGCGGGTGGTCCACCCCCAAAAGCTCCCGCAGCTGGGTCAGAGTCTCCTGGCCCAGCTGCCTGGCCGCCGGAGTGTCTCCCATGGCGGCGAAGTCGCTGGCGAGGTTGATCGCACAGGTCAGCGAGTAGTGATGCCCACGGCCGAGCGTACGATCGAGGCCCTCCAGGGATCTCCGGTCGAGCCGGCTCGCCTCTTCGATCTCTCCGTTGACCCGCAGGAGCAGCGCCAGGTTCATGTCGCAGCCGAACGTGAACGGATGCTCGTCCCCGTACCTTTCCGGGTAGCGTGCCGCGGTATCGCGCAGCAACTCCAGCGCCTCGGTGATCTCTCCTCTGGTGCGCTGCGCGTTGGCCAGGCACAGAGCCGCGGCGAGCGTGTCGTGGTGGTCACGGCCGAAGATGCGGTTCTCCCGCTCGTACGTCCGCTCGGCGATCTCGAACGCCTCGTCGATGAGTCCCGCCCTGCGCTTGGCGATGGACAGATCCTTCGCCACGCGCAGGGTCCATGGATGGTCGGGCCCCAGCTCCTGCACGCCGAACTCGTACGCGTCCTCGCCGAGGTCGCAGGCCTCGGAGTAGTCGCCTCTGAGCCGGACGATTCTGGCGAGGCCGTTTCTCGCCGCCAGCAGGACCAGTGAGCTCGACGTCGAGTCCGAGGAGCGTTGCTTCGTGTAAAGCACCTTTTGCAGCTCGAAGGCCTGCGGATAGTCACCGAGCAGCATGTAGTCCACGGAGAGATTGTTCATGGCGCGCAGCGTCCGGCGGTGATCGGGGCCGAACACCGCCTGGTGCCGGCCGAACGACTCCTTGTCGTGCTCCAGCGCGTCCGCGAAGTCGCCCCGCATCCTCATGTCGGCACCGTGGCTGTTGACAAGCAGGAGGGTCTCCTCGTGTTCGGGCCCGAGGGTCACCTGCATGCGTGCCAGGGTGTCGCGATTGAGCTCGAAGGAAGCCCGATAGTCGCCGAGCTCGCGCAGGACGATGCCGAGATGTCGCCGCGCGGAGAGCACATTCTGGTCATCTTCGCCGCTGTCGGCCCGCCACCTCCTGATGAAGCTCTCCACGAGCTCGACAGCCGACTGGTAACCACCCGACGAGTAGAGATAGCGAACGACGTCGAGGGCGAAGCCACGGACGCGGGGATCCCCGCTCTCCTCCACCAGCGCGGGCCTCATGTGGCCGAGCAACTCCGCGTAGCGTGGCCAGGAGCCGTTGTCGTCGGGCAGGCCCGGCGTCGCCGCCACCAGCAGGAGATGAACCTCCCTGCGGAAGGACACGTGCTCCTCGTCGCGCAGCT
This window contains:
- the fxsT gene encoding FxSxx-COOH system tetratricopeptide repeat protein → MVELSHAANTVPERQPEVWEKVPPRNRNFTGRDDLLLKLRQGISTVTAVVPQPQALQGWGGVGKTHLAIEYAHRYRSHYDLVWWIPADQRVLVPSALAALAPYLGLPPVSATGVEEAAEAVRRTLQSGDPYRRWLLIFDNAEDPGQVEEFIPRGPGHVLITSRNPKWEDHFETLQVDVFTREESVAFLKKRLRREVPDEDSSRLAEQLGDLPLALEQAGALQYETGMSVDEYLEQLSEQASRLLGANRAPGYPLSMTAAWKVSVSLLQDRLPEAITVLRCCAFFGPEPIPRDVFRRGNRADVPRLNAILSDPILLATALSELRRFALARIEPKTRTIQVHRLVQALLRDDLPEKDQHEIRHEVHVLLAGSAPNDPDDTDKWRSFEELVAHVAPSGLEECTDPQARLFAMDMVRYLYRSGNYQSAHSFINGFIGRWTEISGPKHQDVLVAHKHLGNILRGLGQYALAYDVDHETLDRMTETLGPDHPETLSTINGYAASLRARGDFLGARRLDEESRTTHINGPGPTAPSTLRVLYNLALDYALTSDYAQARRLHQETYLEQSDATEGVSKGTLLLSWNSLARAVRLCGDYTEACDLGDEAYAYGVQELTLDHHYTLLAAKDLSIAKRRAGEIPEALELAHDTHTRFQRLFGDGHPDTMAAAINLSNALRTAGEIDEAFAIADRTVARYPRVYGADHPYTNACLGNLAILHRLRGDVSTARDLNEKVRKSLIAKVSQNHHYPLTCAISLQTDLAASGETSRARELGEDTLAKLRGLFGENHFLSLACASNLVLDRRATGAEQEAELLYADTMRRYERPLEIGHPDALFASEGRRIDCDFDPPPI
- a CDS encoding HEXXH motif domain-containing protein, translating into MRLISRPVSEETFSRLAAGGGGAGAMAELRAMQCFKNRLLIRELVLEARTAGHPHADLSARAYDLMVEMETHGRGRVESELCYPAVGAWALRTYLSLKAGTGVKDDPGRLAALVVAVAVRSQTACQVRLALSDDAIVLPGLGRLSAPAGARGVFDVTVRPDGEGAELDIGRSTVRVDPLRDDTGWQVLRRLPVGSGFSLVVDDADPYRWPAGHVTEPRLSDAKLDHWARCLREAWRVLTARHWTVAEEMTCGVSVLTPIHAPAFGQNSATSRETFGTVALSEPQHGLGMAATFAHEIQHAKLTALTGMVDLTRPENGRRHYAPWRNDPRPVNGLLQGAYAYLGVAGFWRRQHRFEQGARAFRGQVEFTRWREAAHRVTGTLLACGGLNDRGEEFVKAMRGTLERWLDEPVDLAVAAQARREADQHLRAWTRRNSRI
- a CDS encoding HEXXH motif domain-containing protein, whose amino-acid sequence is MNLREHRIPAKVFSELAHGGGGAPAVGRLAAAQHSKHVLLVRGVMETARTVDHPEAATTRRAYDLLATVQRRHPDAVDTVLRHSAVGAWARRTIRMLHAGDAAAAPGQLAALAAAAAIRSRTACDVDVPALDGVVTLPSLGQAILSPTVSWATVECAADGAEVTADRTVVRVPRDPRRDAPGWKGLRSLYTEVDGMSLRLIIDDLDPYRMPETANIGERLTETETERWQSTLHAAWDLLVRHHRIVAEEVATAITVLTPLVAPPGGQSSSTSRETFGCVALSTPPDAAALAVTLAHETQHAKLSALLDLVPLTLPDDGSRYYAPWRDDPRPVPGLLQGAYAFLGVSGFWMRQRDLESGEAALRASAEFFQWREAARLVTATLLGSGRLTRAGESFTTGMARRLDDWSRESVPARARALSRARADDHHARWLERNG
- a CDS encoding FxsB family cyclophane-forming radical SAM/SPASM peptide maturase, whose protein sequence is MPHLSEKPKLEILSPENAFPATLDVAGLLASGWRPSAFRQFILKIHSRCDLACRHCYIYEMADQSWKAQPRRMSEAIVNRTAQRIAEHALAHELAEVEVILHGGEPLLAGPELISHAVRTIRGAAADVGTRVHVGVQTNGLRLDETYLRLFDSLEVRVGVSMDGYEAAHDRHRLFTNGKGSHAMVTASLRRLTAGPFHHLFSGLLCTIDIRNDPLATYEALLEFDPPAVDFLLPHGNWLTPPPFRDPDSAATPYADWLLPIFDRWYGAAVEETEIRFFNEIVRLLTGRASRTEAIGLSPARMVVIETNGSIEQSDILKSSYHGAPATLLHVLRDSFDTVLEHPSIVARQIGELALAPVCQACDIRSICGGGLYPHRYSEARGFLGPSVYCPDLYRLIDHIRARLLRDVARLKGSG
- the fxsT gene encoding FxSxx-COOH system tetratricopeptide repeat protein; this encodes MSISEPSGISRATGRQPKIWGKVPQRNKNFTGREDLLDKLHTGVTAEVTAVVPHALHGFGGVGKTHVAIEYAYRFRHEYDLVWWIPADQPILVRSSLAALAPHLGVSSSVTMGVEEASRAVLDALRRGEPYSRWLLVFDNAEQPEDVNDIIPRGPGHVLITSRSHAWQSVVDTVPVDVFSRAESIDFLSKRVPRSTSLDDRNLLAEQLGDLPLALEQAGALQTETGMSVGQYLRLLDEQTVQLLDANKASDYPLSMTAAWSLSVSQLKAKLPEAVEVLRCCAFFGPDPIPRDVFGVLPEEFAQGSRLGPLLADPILLSKAIRELGRYALVRIDSENRTIQVHRLVQALLRDELRDEEHVSFRREVHLLLVAATPGLPDDNGSWPRYAELLGHMRPALVEESGDPRVRGFALDVVRYLYSSGGYQSAVELVESFIRRWRADSGEDDQNVLSARRHLGIVLRELGDYRASFELNRDTLARMQVTLGPEHEETLLLVNSHGADMRMRGDFADALEHDKESFGRHQAVFGPDHRRTLRAMNNLSVDYMLLGDYPQAFELQKVLYTKQRSSDSTSSSLVLLAARNGLARIVRLRGDYSEACDLGEDAYEFGVQELGPDHPWTLRVAKDLSIAKRRAGLIDEAFEIAERTYERENRIFGRDHHDTLAAALCLANAQRTRGEITEALELLRDTAARYPERYGDEHPFTFGCDMNLALLLRVNGEIEEASRLDRRSLEGLDRTLGRGHHYSLTCAINLASDFAAMGDTPAARQLGQETLTQLRELLGVDHPLTLACANNLVVDMRAEGDTEEAGTLEADTFERYQRVLGNDHPDTKVALRGERLDFDFDPPAL